In the Desulfuromonas sp. DDH964 genome, GGAAACTGCATAGGCTGAAGTGGTGGTCGCCGTAGCTGCAAGGTTCACCCCCGCTCCGGGGTTGAAGGTCGCGTTGGCGGCAGGCGTGGTCAGGGCGGTGATGAGGATCGAGCAGCCGTTGCCGCCGGTAGTCCAGGCACTTGAGACAGCAGCCGGGGCGTCAGCCTTGACGCGGTAGTAGAAGAGACCGCTCACCTTGGTGATGGCCTGCGAGGTGGTCGTGATGCCGGTCGCCACCACACTGCTGGTGGCAAAGTTGTCCGTCGATTCTTCCAGCGTATAGGTCACGCCGGTGCCGGTGACGGCACCCCAGGAGACCGTGAAGCTGCCGCTGGTGGAGGTGGCGGGGACGGTGATGGTGGCCGGAGCGGCGAGCGTCGGCGGCGGCCCCACCGAGATGGTGGTGGCCAGCGTGGCAGCAGCACCCTTGCTGTCAGTCACCCGCAGGGTCATGGGACTGCCGGTAACCTGCCCCAGCATCTGATAAGCGACGGAATACCGGAGCGACCGTTTCTGGTTGGTGAAGTCGTAGATCCCGTCGTTGTTGATATCCCACGCATACGTCAGGGTGTTGGCGCAGGCATCGGTCGCAGCCGCAGTAGCAATCAGCTGGGTGTAACCGGCCGGCGAGGTGACGCCGGTATTCGGGTCGGTAAAGGTTGAATCCCAATTCAGGGTGTAGGGCCCCCCGGCGCTGGTAATGGTCGGCGCATGGGCAACGACGGTGAAACTGCCATTGACATTGACCGAACTGCCGGCGTCGGTCACGGTTAACACCACGGGATAGGTCCCGGCCGGCAAAGCCGGAACAACGACAGTCGCCCCCGCATAGGTGACACCATTCACCAGCCAGCTGTAAGTGGTGGTGGCGGTCTGGTTGGGGTCACTCACGGTCAGCGTGGTGGTATCGCAGACACTGATTTCACCAAAGAGATTGGCCGGGTTGGCCGGAACTGTCGCTTTGGCAGTCATGGTGACCAGCGTGTTGGATACGACCACCTGCTGTGGGGCCGAAGCCGCATAAAGGACCGCCGAATTGCCGTTGTTACCGGGGATCGGGTCGGGGACTTCGGCATTGACCACGGCAACGATGTTATAGGTTCCGGGCTGCAGATTCGCCAGGGAGAAGCTGAAATTGGCGCCGACCCCCATGCCGAGGGAGGTGTACCCCGTGGCCGCAGTCCCTTCGAAGTATTCGACCGAGAGGAGAGTTCCGGCGGTATTCAGGGGTGCGCCAACCGCGGTGGTGAGGGTAAGATTGGCCGGGGGAACATAGGGCCCCGGAGATGGGGTGATCGTCAGGGTGACATCGGCCAGCGGCGACGAGTAGGTCGAGCCGGCCTGCGTGTAGGCTTCGATCACATAGGTGTCGAGGCTCGGGTCGGCATTGGGGGCCGGGTCGGTAAAGCTGGTCTGGTTGGCCAGCGCCGAACCGACCTTTTTATAGGTGGCGGTACCGCCATCGGAACGCCAGATGTAATAGCCGATCTCGTTCTTGGGATTGCCAAAGCTCCCAATGGAACCGGTCAGGTAATTGGGGTAGTTGGTGTAATCGACCTGGGTCGGGTCAGTCCAGGAAAGTGCCGCACCGTTCCTGGTCAGGCTGAAGGCATCGGCCAGCAGCGTATTGACCTGGAGGATGATCGGCCGCATCATGTCCATCTCTTCGTGGCTGAGGATATGGCAATGCCAGACGTACTCCCAGCCGAAGTTATAGAGGACGTTATGCACCCCGGTGATACCAAAGGCCGGGCCAGCGTTCGGGTCGGGAGAGGCCCAGAAGGAGGGCGGTGCATAGGCCTGGCCGGTGACCGGGTCGACGTTGCTGAAGCCCATCTTCGAGCCGATGGGGATGGCCGGGTTGAGGGGTCGGATACTGTCGGGGACGCCGAAGGGGAGTGCCGGGGCCACCGGTCGCACGGCGACGATGGTGTCTTCCAGCGGGCTGATACGGATTGTATCCTTCCAGCCGAGCTCGTTGGGAAGCGGCATTTCGATCAGGTTGTCCCAACCGAGGCGGTTGATCAGCTGCACGTCGAAGATATGGAAGTGGATCGGGTGGGTATCGACGCCGTTGTGGGAAACATTCCAGATCTGGGTGCCGTCAGCGAGTTGCCCGAGGACATCGACCTGGACATCGGGCGTCGTCGAGTTGTCGACGATTTCGGTCGGCACATCGGAATAGCCATAGAGGTTGAGGTTGGCGTTGTTGGTCTGCGGCGGCTGAATTTCAATCGCCAGGTTGCCGCTCATGCGCCCATATTCGGGATCAAAGGAAGCGCCCATCTCGTCATGGATCCCTTTGGGCTTCATCAGGACGCTGACCTGCTTGTCATCGATGGTCTGGAATTTGAAGATATGGCCGTCGTTAATACTGTCACGGACCCCGCGCCAGGGCGCATTGGGGGGGAAGGTTTTGCCGTAGGCCTCGTTATAGGCGGTTTGCGCCACAATCGCCGGCTCCATCGCCCGTTCGAACAACGGCCGGCTGTTGGGGTTGACGGTGGTTGCCGGAGCGGCGGTGGTGAACTCCGCCTTGAGGGCGTCCATATTGAGCGGCGATGGTGTCGAGACGGTAGTGCCGACCTTGATCTGCATCACGGTGCGAGTGTTGGGAGCCAGGCCCGGTAACGGCCCGTGGCCGCCGTCGTAAACTCCGGTCACGGCATTGAAGGTACCGCCATCACCGTAGCCGCCGGAATCGCGGTAGTCGGGGGCGCCGGTCCAGTAGTCGTAGTTGAATACACCGGCCGGCCAAGCTGCCGGGGCATCGTTGTAGACAATCAGGGTCTGGCCGGCATATTTCGAGAAATCGACAATGACGTCGGCCCGTTCGGCCGGCATCAGGCCGAGGGCGGTTTTATAGACGTTGCCGACCCAGAAGGCGGTGGGATCGGTACGCCAGGTAATCGGCTGCGGGTCCCGGATCGCCGGCTGCGGCAGGAAGCCGGCATCAGTGCCGATCTGCACCCAGCTCGGTCCCCAGTTGCTCCAGCGGCCGGTGGCCGGATCATAGGTTCCCGGATCAGGGACCCCGCCATCGCGGCCGTCGATCGGCCAGTCCGCGGGCCAGCCGGCGGTGGCACTGGCGGGGACCATCTTGACCTCGGTTTTGGGGTCGAAGCCGGCCGGAACGGGTTGGCCGCTGAAGGGGAGCGTACCGCCCGGGGTCACCGGGCTCATGTTGGCCGGATCGCTGTCGGCCTTGTAGATCGACAGGTTGAGGCCACGGTCGTTGGCGGCGTTGAGAATGCGGAAGCGGTAGGCTTTGGGTTCCACCTCCAGACGCGGGAAGGTGGTGCCGTTGACGACCCAGGAGTCAAAGAAGGCTTCCATCCCCATGGATGGATGGGGAGTATCCGGCATCAGCGGCGGCTGGCCAGGCGTCTGGCAGTTGGCCAGAATCACGGGGTCGGTACTTTCGCAATCGGCATCGTAGTAGGGGTTGGCCACCGGCGGATGGGTAATCACCGTCGGCGGGTAGAACCAGGGACCATACATCCAGCGGCCGAAGGGGTTGGCTCCGCTGCCATCCGGGTTGTGCGGGTTTTGTGCCGGCATGTAGACATGAGGCATCCAGAGATCGCCGGTTTTCGGATTGCGAGTCACCCCGTCAGCGGCAAAGCTGCCGGTCCCCCAGTTCCAGAGGGGGTCGGTGACGCGGACTCGCGGCGTCATGACGTTGTTGTTCTGGGGATTAGGTACCGGAGTCGCGTCGACAAAAGTACGATCCTGCATGACCAGCGCGATCATCTCGTCCGGCTTATCGCCGGGGATGATATCACGGGCCGCCAGGTCCTTCTCATATTCATCCTGGATGACGTAACCTGCCGCCATCCCCGCCAGCACGTTGAGACGGGTAATGCCGAAGGCATGGTCGTGGTAGAACATGAGCCGGGCGGTCTGCTGGTTGGAGTAGTAAAAGGTCATGGAACCGTCACCCGGGTTCGGCATGTCGGGAACCATGGCGACACTCACCCCCTGGGGATAGGGGGTATTTTCGTCCTTGGGGGTAATCCACTGGTGCGGGGTCCCATCACTGATCCAGGGGGTACGGCCGCCATGGAGATGTACAGTGGCGCGGTTCTGGGAAAAGAACTCACAGCTGTTGTTAAGGGGATCGTCATGATTACACTGGGTGGCCGAGACGACACCGCGCGTTCCGGTCGGATAGGACGGCCCGGCGCCGGCGCCCATGACGGTCTCGTCGACAGGAATGAACAGGTCGCCATTACGGTGGCCACTGGCATCGGGAAGGCCATCGGTATCGGCCGGCAGTTCGTTGGTGAACTTGAGTCGTACCGGGCGATCGCGCTGGGCGATGATGATCGGGCCGAGGAAATGCCCCTTGTTGGGTGGCGCAACCGTGTTGCAGGTATTGTCGGAAGCGTTGAAGTTAGGGTCACCCAAAGGGAGGGGGTTGCTGCAGTTGGTCGCCCCTGCCGCGGTGCCGTCGTTGGTCTGGATATAGCCGCGCACCGGGGTGCCGAGGGGCATGTCGGAGTGCATCACCTCACTCCATTCCCGCAGGCTGATTTCATAGTAATCGGCGCCGGGATAGGTCACCGTGTCAGGGACCGCCACCGGCAGGCACTGGCCAAGATTGTTGGCCCTAATACAGTCACCATTGGCGTCGACGGCACTGAGGTCCGAAAGGGTGTCGACGAACTTGGCAATCGGCGGCGTAAAGGCCCAGTTGGCGGTAGTGAAATAGTCCGGCGGCTTGGGCCGGCCATCGAGGAGGAATTCGTTGGGACCGGTCGGAATGGTATCGAAGTCGACACCGGGAAGCCCCTGGGTCGTGACGCCGCCCCCTCCCTTGGTGCGCTTGGTCGGGTCGTTCTGCTGCTGCCGATAGAGGTGGATCTGCTCGCGCAGGGCCTTGAGGGAGTCGGCCGCAGCCTGGCGCTCCTGGTTGGAAATGCGCTGGTCCTGCTGCGAACGGATCCGCTCGATCTTGGCAGCCAGCTCCGGCGAAACAGTGCCGGCAGCGAATGCCGATCCGCACCAGGCAGTGAGCAATAAAACGACCAGGCCGAGAGTGCGCATCATCAATTGTCCGGTTTTTCTCATCTTTCCCTCCATCGTTCGTGTCGTCATGCCTTGTCCTCGTTCTGCAATGGCGCTGATTTTTATGGGAAAACGGGTACGTTTGGGCTCGGTTGCCGGGTCGTTGCCTTGAGCGAAAGTCAATAGCGAGAGGAGTATGGCGAAGGCACAGAATCCTCGCGTTCAAATATGACTGATTCAGATAGCATGCCAAAATGAAACAGGTGGGTAAAAAGGTCGTATCCACTGGATAGAGGGGCCGAAGATTAATGGCCCCCAAAATAAACGGGTGCAACTTTTGAGACAATGCACAGGAGTGGGGTGCGCATTTGCGCACAAGGGTGGGGGGGGGAGGAGTGATTCAGTTCGTGGTTCGTGGTTCGTGGTTCGTGGATTGTGGATTGTGGATTGTGACGCGGTTTAGACAAAACTAACGCAGGTCTCTCTCGGATCAGGTTTTTGGCTTGGGTTAAATCAGATATTAATCAGACCTTATCTGAAGTTATCCGCGCGAAACGCCCTTGACCAGGTTTCATTTAAACCTTGAAGTCAATTCCGTGTCACGCGGATAAAATCTGATCACTTCGGATAAAGTTCGGATCAAACAAAAATCCCAATTCCAGTTTTCTCACGCGACGGCGCAACGACGCGACGAAAACCCAATTCAAAAATGAACTACCCCGCAGCAAGCTACGGGGTATCAACAGCCTACACCCTTAGTAAAAATCGCGCAGCAAGCTGCGGGGAATTGAACCCAACTTTTGATTCAAAATTCACCCCCCCCTCATCCCTGGATTCAATGAATCACCCACTCACTCCGCGGAATCAGTTCCGGTTCGGGGCCGGGGCCAAGCTGGATGATGTAACACCCCTTGGAAATATAGCGCTGGCCGGGACCGAAGCTGATGCGCTCGTAATCGAAAACAACGCGGTCCATCTGCATGCTCATTTCGTCGAGCAGGTGATCCCGATAGAGATTGTTTTCGATATCCTGCAACCCCTCGATGACACAACTATCAAGGACGGTGGCAATGCGTGAGGTAATTCGCGGGGCGCCGAAACTTTTCCAGGTTGTTTCGATCGGCTTGCGGGAGAGGAACCCGGTCCCCTCCTCGTCGCCGACATAGGGTTTAAGACGGAACGGCCAGCTAATGAAGACCTGTTCCCGGGCTGTTTCGGGAATCTCCGCAAGCGCCTTGCCGAGCAGGGTCGAGGAAACAAAGATTTGCGTGGGTGAGGCCGTTCCGCCAGGGATCTTTGCCAGCGCCGGCAACACGCTTGCGTCCGCCCACAGCAGCAGCACCCGGGGCTTGCGTTCCGCGAGCAGGGCAGCAAGGGCTTGCGGGTCTTGCAGCTGCTGGTCACTGAGGGTGAGCGAGACCGGCAGTTGCTGGCCCAGGTCGTCGCTGCCGGCAGTAAAGCCGGCAGCCAGGGCCCGCCCGGCCGGGGAATCCTGGATCAGCTGGAGAACTCCGTCCGTCGATGCGTGTCGGTACAGAAAGTGTGCCGCCGCATCCCCTTCCTGATAGTACCCCTTGTTGAAATAGAAGGTGTACCAGTCGTGGTCGGAGACCACCGGCAGATTGGTGACGGGGAAGAGGCAGGGGAGCCGCCGGCTTTCGCAAAAGGTATGAATCGGTCGCCAGTCCTGGTTGGAAATTCCCCCCAGAACCGCAAACACCTGATCGCGGTCCTGGTAGGCGGCCAGTTGCTCCCCCCAGGTTTCCGGCGGGCCCTTGAGATCCCAGATCGCCAGGGACGCGGAACGAAAGGCATACCTCATATCCCCGGTCGGCGTATAACCGGACTTGATAAAATTACGGAACATGGCGACCTGCTGGTTCTGTTCATAAATAAACCGTTGCAGCGGCTGCAGCGCCGCTTCACGATCGCGGGCACTCACATCATCGGTAATGATGGTGGCAAACCTGAAGTTGCCATTGGCTGCCCCCGGGGAGAAGTCGAGGGACAAAAGTTCCAGATAACGGACCAGGATGGCCAGAGCCCGGTCACCCAGGGGATAGCGCGGCATGACGTCGTTAAAGAGCTCACCGACCGGGTCCTCGCCGGTAAGCAAGGCATGTTTCAAGGTTTCCCTGTTGTAGGCCGGACGCTCGAGAATTGTTTTTGCGTAGATGTAGCGTCCCGATATCCGGTCCACATCATTCAACGAGGGGGGACGGCGATAGGGCTGGTAGAGTTCCTTGCCGGTGGTCGGCGGCGTCACCACGCCTCCCTCGAAGGAACCGAGGCCGGCGCGCTGATGGCAGCTGGCGCAGGAGAAGGCGGTGGAATCGACCTCGATATCGCCGCGGATGTATCCCTCCATCACTTCGCCGTCGGGGAGCAGGCCGTCCTGGTACATCTGGCGGCCGAGACGCAGAATCTCCGCTTCGGAGAGTCCCTCCAGGAGGGGATCGGGCTTCGCTATCTCCACCCGCCAGGGCTCGGTCGCCGTCGCCGCGGCCGCGGCGACTGACGACTCCCCTCCCCCTTCCCCGGCCATCACCGGCGTCGCACAGAAGAAGGTGAGGAGCAGCGTCGTCAAAAGGCTGTAAAATTGTCCTCTTAGTCTCATTTTTATAAATCCGCCACTTTCTTGTATTCTGCCATGAACTCCTTACTGCCCATGATGCCGAAGAGACGCACCCAGGTGCCGTCCTTGGGATTGCGGATCATGTTGAGCGGATAGTGGGACATCTTGTCAGGAATGTAGGCATCGAAGGCTGTCATCACCGCGTCGATATCGGCGCGACTGCCGGTGAGAAAGTCCCAGCCCGGCTTGGCGCGGTAGCGGGCGAGATAGTCCTTCATGACCCGAGGGGTATCGTTCTCCGGGTCGATGGTGATCGAGACCAGGTGCACGCTGCGCCCTTCCTTGGCTAGCTTGCGCTGCAGGTTGGCGTAGCCGGCGGAGAGGACGGGGCAGATGGTGGTGCAGGTGCCGTAGATGAAATCGACGATCACTGGTTCTCCCGTTTCAAGATAAGGCCGCAGGGCGACTTTCGCCCCGTCCTGGTTGACGAGGGTGACGTCAGGAATGGTGTAGCGTTCGACGCTGCGCTGGTAGCGGGCCTCGGCGCCCAGCACCGGCTGAACCGTAATGAGGGCCAGGAGCAGGAAGAAACACCATGTACCGAATAGCTTTTTGGGCATCAATCGATCTCCATTGTTGAAGTTAGTGATGCGCAAGGAGCGGGACGCGGGATACGGAATGTGGAACGCGAATGATCAAAAGGTCTTCCCCATCCCTCGTCCCATCACTCAAAGCTTACCCCCGTCTCGCGCGGATCAAATCTGATCACTTCGGATAAAGTTCGGATCAAACAAAAATCCCAATTCCAGTTTTCTCACGCGACGGCGCAACGACGCGACGAAAACCCAATTCAAATTTCAAAATTTAACCACCACCCCCACCAGCGCCGTATGGGCGGTGTACTCGAGCTTGACCTTGTTGCCGCTGGTGTTATTGAACTTGGTATTCTGGGTGGCGAAGTAGCGGTAACCGACATCGAGACGGAGCCAACGGGTGAGGTCGATGTCGAGGCCGCAGCCGGCCTGCCAGGCAAAAACCAGGGTGTCGTCATCGATCAGCGGCACGCCATCGACCACCAGATTGTCGACGGTCAGTTGGGCCACGCCGGCCCCGACCCCGAGATAGGGCGTGACGGGAGAACGGTTGCGAAAGGCGGCAAAGGAGTTGAGCAGCAGGCTGTCGGCGGAAACGGTCCCTTCGGCGCTGACTGCGGTGTCACTGAAGGTGGCCTGGCTGTAATCATTGCTGCGCCTGGCGACATCGAGTTCGAGGCGGCCATCCCCTACCGGCGAACCGGGCGGAAGTTCGTAGCCGAGGGTCAGGGCATAGAGGCTGCCGGGGTCGGTTTCGAGATTGTAACTGCCGAGGGCGTCCTGCGCGGTCGCATCTTCGAGAACCGGCAGCCCGCCATAGAGGCCGGCGTAAAGGCCGTCATGAACTTCGGCCGCGGCCGTGGTGCAGAGCAGTCCGACCAGGGCGAGGGCCATCAGGAATTGGCGCAGCTGTTTCATGGAAAAACCTCTTGCAGTTGGTTAAAGGAGCGGGACGCGGGATGTGGAATGTGGAACGGGAATGATCAAACTGTCTTCCCCTTCCCCCGTCCCACTCATAGCTTAAACCCGTCTCTCGCGGATCAAATCTGATCACTTCTGATGAAAATCGGATCAGGCTATTAAAAGGTCAAGGCTATCTCACGCAACGACGCAACGACGCGACGAAAACCGAATTCAAAATTCAAAATTCAAAATTCAAAATTCAAAATTCAAAATTCAACCCCCCCCCCGTCCCTCTTCCCTAAAAACTGCTGCTGAAATCGAGCCCGGTCCGATTCCCGGTGGTGACACTGATCACCGAGGGGTTGTTGCGCAAAGGATAGGCGCCGCAGGATTCGCCGGGGTCGCAGATCTGGCCGTCATGGTCCGAGTCGGTACCGGAGCGGACCAGGTAATTCCCGGGCGGAACCCCGGTAAAACTGTAGCTGTAGGTGCCGGTGACCGGGTCGGCGGCCTTGGTAAGGCCGGTCAGGCGGCTGCCGCTGGCGGCATCGACGAGCTCGATATGCTGAAAACCGGCGTTAGCAATACCGGACGCGCCGACCTGCATCAGGACGGTGACCGGGTAGCTCGCCGGCTGGTCGGTGACAATGGTGAGGGTCGCGGCGTAGGTGGCGCTGGTCAGACCGGTACGATCGATGTTGATGGTGTAGGTACCGAGGCCGCCGTGGGGGACGGCGCTGGCGTCCACGGTGAGCCAGGAGGCGTTGGGTGTGACCGCGGTGACATTGAGAACGCCGCCGCCGGAATTGCTCAGGGTCAACGACAGGCTGGTGCTGCCGGCACCAAAGTTAAGATAACTCGGACTGATTGCCAGGGACGCCGGCAGGGTGCCGCCGTTGGCGCGGCCGATGGCGGCGAGGACTGACTTCTGGGCATCGATGAGGCCGTAGCCGAAGGAATCGTTGCGCACCGCCGGGCCATCTCCGCCGAGATCCTCGGTGAGGCTGCCGGCAGCAAGGAGAGTGTCGAACTCGGCCGGAGTCAGAGCCGGATATTCCCCTTTCATCAAGCCGGCGACGGCGGCAACGTGGGGTGTCGCCATCGACGTCCCCTGGTAGGGGACGTAGGTATATTTAACCGGCAGGGTATGGTCGTCGCCGCAAGTGCTGATCACCCCGTCGGCGAAGCCGTCGCCGTTACGGTCGGTAGTGCTGTCACCGCCCGGGGCTGCAATATCGACAGCCGCACCGAAGTTGGAGTAAGGCGCCAATTTCTTGTCGATATCGACGGCACTCACGGCAACCACACCAGTCAGAGCAGCAGGATAATCGACCAGGTTGTGGGCGTTACCGGCGGCGGCAACGACGATAATGCCGAGGTCGCGAACCTGGGTAAAGATAGCCTGCTCGTAATCGGAAGCGCCGCCGCCGCCGAGGCTGAGGTTGATAACATCGGCCGGTTTTGCCGGAACGGCACCGGAATCGTTGGCGAGACCAGCGGCATAGAGGACCCCCTGCATGACATCGTAGCTGGTGCCGCCACCAATACCGAGGGTCCGTATCGGCATGATCCTGGCAGCCCAGTCAACCCCTGCAATGCCTGTCCCATTGTTGCCGGCAGCACCGGCGATACCAGCAATATGGGTCCCGTGGAAGCCGCTTGAACCGTCCGGCAACCCTTTATCGCCAACATCTTCGGGGTCAGGGTCAATGCCGTCGCCGTCGCCGGCGACAATCGGGTCAGCAATCAGGTCGTAGCCGCGGCAGTCGTCACTGGCGGTACAGAGCCGCCCGGCGAGGTCGGGGTGATTCATCAGCACCCCGGTGTCGAGGACGGCGACCACCACGGCAGGGTTGCCGGTGGTCAGCTCCCAGGCCTGGGGGAGGTTGATCAGCTCGGCGTTCCACTGGTGCGAAAAGAGGGTGTCGTTGGGTACTAGCGACGACCGCCGGATGTAGTTGAGGTCGGCGCTGACGACATCTGCGCGGCGGCGCAACGATTTGACCAGGTCGAGGGTCGCGCGCTTGGAGGGCAGCGGGACGCCCAGGGCACTCCTGCTGCTGGCTTCGGGGGTAATGGCAAGGGTGCGCGGCGAGGCCACCGCAACCTGCTGGCGAAAGAGCATTGGCGCTCCCGGACGCCCGGCCCGGTAATCAAGACCGAGCGCGGCGGCGCGGTCGCTGGCCGCCTGCGGAGTAATCCCGGCACCGTCGGCATTCTCGCGGAAGCGGACGATGACCTCCCCGGGAACAAACTCGTCTTCAATGTGCAGAGCGCTACCATTGACCATGGCGGGGGCCTGGCCGACGGTGAGGGTATAGTTAGAACCGCTGTTGAAGGCGAAGACCTGGACGTAGTAATCGCCGCTGTTCTGAACCAAAATGGTTTCCTGGGGGCCATGTCCCTCCGATGATTGCACGGTGGAGTTGGCCGGGTCCGTCTGGTAGAGGACAGGGTCGACCAGGAAGAGGTCGAGGTCGGGATTGGCGAGGTTTCCCGGATTTCCGTCATGGTCGGCAATGGTGAGGCTGATCGTCTGACCGGCCGCGAGGGTCATTCGGTACCAGTCCTGCTCATCGCGGGTCGAGACGAAGCGGTCTCCGTTTTGACCGGTAGCGACAAAGGTCGAGTAGCCGCCAAGCACAACCGGGTTGGGAAGCTGCTGGGCATTATCGGGAAGGTTGTTGGCCACCAGGGGCGCCGCCGGGTCGTTGGTGTCGCCATCGACGGCGCTGCCGGCTGCCGCGGTGATGGTCCCGCTGAGGCTGTAGGTGGTCACTGGCGGCGGTGTCACCGGGGCGAGCGATTTGGTCGGCGTGTTGTCGCCGCAGCCGGCAAGGAGCAACAGCAGGGTGATGGCCAAAATTTTTCGCAGCAGCAAGGTTCCAACGACCGCCATGAAATCCTCGTTTGAAGGGGTTCAGTACTTCAGGCTGGTAAATTTACCATATCCGGCAGCAAAAATGTGGTTCAGCGCGCCATGAACAGCCAATTTCGCTAAAACCGGGTCAGGCACGGCTCACGCAAATCAGGATATTGGCCTTGATTAAATCAGACCCTTATCAGACCTTATCCGAACCTATCCGCGCGAAACAACCTTGATCCTGCCCTTGGAACCTGAAGTCAAAACCCGTCTCTCGCGGATCAAATCTGATCACTTCGGATAAAAATCGGATCAGGCCAGAATCTGGATTCAGGCTGTCTCACGCAACGGCGCAACGACGCGACGTCAAAATTCAAAATTCTCCCATCCCCCCCTTCACCCCCCCTTCTTCTTCAACCGCTTGTTCAGGGTCTGCCGTCCCATGCCGAGAAGCTTGGCCGCCATCCCCTGGTTCCCCCTGGTACGGGCCATGGCCTGTTCGATGAGGTAGCTCTCCACTTCGTCGAGCGTGGGGAAATGCCCGAAAAATTCGATCAGAGGATTCCCCTCGGCCTC is a window encoding:
- a CDS encoding S8 family serine peptidase, which codes for MAVVGTLLLRKILAITLLLLLAGCGDNTPTKSLAPVTPPPVTTYSLSGTITAAAGSAVDGDTNDPAAPLVANNLPDNAQQLPNPVVLGGYSTFVATGQNGDRFVSTRDEQDWYRMTLAAGQTISLTIADHDGNPGNLANPDLDLFLVDPVLYQTDPANSTVQSSEGHGPQETILVQNSGDYYVQVFAFNSGSNYTLTVGQAPAMVNGSALHIEDEFVPGEVIVRFRENADGAGITPQAASDRAAALGLDYRAGRPGAPMLFRQQVAVASPRTLAITPEASSRSALGVPLPSKRATLDLVKSLRRRADVVSADLNYIRRSSLVPNDTLFSHQWNAELINLPQAWELTTGNPAVVVAVLDTGVLMNHPDLAGRLCTASDDCRGYDLIADPIVAGDGDGIDPDPEDVGDKGLPDGSSGFHGTHIAGIAGAAGNNGTGIAGVDWAARIMPIRTLGIGGGTSYDVMQGVLYAAGLANDSGAVPAKPADVINLSLGGGGASDYEQAIFTQVRDLGIIVVAAAGNAHNLVDYPAALTGVVAVSAVDIDKKLAPYSNFGAAVDIAAPGGDSTTDRNGDGFADGVISTCGDDHTLPVKYTYVPYQGTSMATPHVAAVAGLMKGEYPALTPAEFDTLLAAGSLTEDLGGDGPAVRNDSFGYGLIDAQKSVLAAIGRANGGTLPASLAISPSYLNFGAGSTSLSLTLSNSGGGVLNVTAVTPNASWLTVDASAVPHGGLGTYTINIDRTGLTSATYAATLTIVTDQPASYPVTVLMQVGASGIANAGFQHIELVDAASGSRLTGLTKAADPVTGTYSYSFTGVPPGNYLVRSGTDSDHDGQICDPGESCGAYPLRNNPSVISVTTGNRTGLDFSSSF